The nucleotide sequence AAAATAGATAAGCCAAGCTTGTTTGGTGTTAGGGGGAAATAATAGTGAAAATAAAAATAATTGAAAATAGAAAAAAATTCTTTACATTCTCAACTATATTAGTGGTATTAGCTTTATCTGCATTGGTATTTAAAGGTGTAAACTATGGTCTTGATTTTACTGGTGGTAACCTTATCCAGGTTAAGTTTGAAAAAACTATGGAACTGAAGGAATTGAATCCAATATTGAATGAAATTTCTAAGGAAATTCCACAGTTAGACAATAACAGCAGGAAAGTGCAGGTCTCTGATGATAACGTAGTTATCGTAAGAACACCAGAGATGAGCGAGGATGTAAAAAATAACTTTATGAAGACTTTGGAAGAAAAAGCCGGAAAATATGATCTCTTGAGATCTGACAAGGTTGGAGCTTCTGTAGGAGAAGAATTAAAGAGTACAGCAATAATAGCGTTACTTGTTGGGTTAATCTTAATAGTTGGATATATTACTATTAGATTTGAATTTAAATTTGCACTAGCAGCAGTATTAGCTCTTTTCCATGATGTGATAATCGCTGTAGGAGGAATTGCATTATTAGGGTATGAAGTAAATACACCATTTATAGCTGCAGTTTTAACTATCTTAGGATATTCTATAAATGATACAATTGTAGTCTTTGATAGAATCAGAGAAGTACTTAAAAAGAAGAAGGTAAGTACGTTAGGTGAAGCAGTAGATCTAAGTGTTAACCAGACTTTGACTAGATCGATCAATACTTCGTTTACAACATTCTTAGCAGTTCTGGCTATCTTAATATTTGGAGGAGCTAGTTTAAAGGTGTTTATCACAACTCTATTGATAGGAGTATTAATAGGAACATACTCATCTATCTTCTTGGCCAGTCCAGTTATCTATCTATTAGATAAGGATGAAAAGTTAAGCGACATTGGACATAATTAAGAAGTTAAATTTCTAATACTTATGTTGATGGGAAAAAATAAAAGAGAGAGTTAGGGATAGTCTTAGTTATAAGAAAGGCTGATTCAATATATATTGAATCAGCCTTTTGATATTTTAACTGAAATTTTATAAGAATTAAAATAACGGTTTGTGTTATAATTAAGAGTATAAAAAAAATTAAAAAAGGTTTTGAGGAGATATAAAATGGCAAGAGTTATGTTGAAAAAAGGTAAAGAAAAGAAGATTCAGAATTTTTATCCAAATGTATTTAAAGATGAGATAAAGCAAATAATGGGAACAGTTAAAACTGGAGATATAGTAGATATATGCAGTGAAGACCTTACATTTATTGGTCGTGGATATGTTGTAGAAAATACCAATGCTTTGGTAAGAGTTTTAACAACTAAGGAAGAAACTATAGATAAGAAGTTTATATTAAATAAGATAAAGGTTGCATATGATAAAAGAAAATATTTAAATGAAGAAACTAATTGTGTCAGAGTATTTTTCTCAGAAGCTGATGGAATACCAGGATTAATTGTAGATAAATTTGACAAATATTTGTCGGTACAATTTAGAAATTCAGGTGTAGAAGCATTTCGTCAAGAGATCATAAATGCGTTAAAAAAAGTGACAAAAACAAAGGGAATCTATGAGAGAAGTGATGTGGAAAATAGAACTCATGAGGGAGTAGAACAAAAGACAGGAGTAATATATGGTGATATTCCAGATAGAGTTACCATGGAAGATAACGGTTTAAAGTATACAGTAGATATAGTTGACGGACAAAAAACTGGTTTTTTCTTGGATCAAAGAGATTCTAGAAAATTCATAAGACCATTTTTAAATTCGAATACTAGATTTTTAGATGTATTTTCATCTAGTGGTGGATTTTCTGTAGCTGCTCTTGCTGAGGGGTGTGAAAAAGTTGTAGCTGTGGATAAAAATCCCCATGCTTTAGAACTATGCTTAGAAAACTATGAATTAAATGGTTTTGAAAATAAATTTGAAGTGGTAGAAGGAGATGCTTTTTCTATCTTAAAAACTCTATCAAATAGAGGGGAAAAATATGATGTAATAACTTTGGATCCTCCTTCACTTATCAAGAAAAAAATAGATATACAGAGAGGAAGAGATTTCTTCTACAAACTATGTGTAGACAGTTTTAAGATGATGGAAACAGGGGGAATTTTAGGAGTTATAACTTGTGCTTACCATATGAGTTTAGAGGATATAATGGAAGTGACAAGGATGGCAGCTTCTAAAAATGGACTATGTTTAGAGGTAATAGGAATAAATTATCAGCCTGCAGATCATCCATGGGTATTACATGTGCCGGAAACACTATATTTAAAAGCTCTTTGGGTAAGAGTTATTGAAAGATAGGAGGAGTTAATGTATATAGATATTATAGCTGGAGTTATACTGATTTTAGGAGTACTAATAGGTTTTAAAAAGGGTTTTTTCTTTGAGGTTCTATCATTTTTTATCTTGATATTAAATGTAGTTCTAGCTAAAAAGTGGACCCCCTATGTCTATAACTATATTAGTGACAGCATCAAAATGAAAGAGCATAATGTTGTATATTTTTTAACTTATCTGGCTCTTTTAGTAGGGCTTTACATAGTAACTTCTGCTATCTTGTCTATCTTAAGAAAAGTTCTTCCTAAGATGTTTATGGGATTAACAGACAGTGTTTTAGGTGGTATTTTAGGAGGGTTAAAAGGATCTTTTATAATATTTGTACTCCTGATATTTTTCAACTTACTATCCAGTATGGTTTCAGAAATAGAAGGGTATTCAAAAGATAGT is from Psychrilyobacter atlanticus DSM 19335 and encodes:
- a CDS encoding class I SAM-dependent rRNA methyltransferase — its product is MARVMLKKGKEKKIQNFYPNVFKDEIKQIMGTVKTGDIVDICSEDLTFIGRGYVVENTNALVRVLTTKEETIDKKFILNKIKVAYDKRKYLNEETNCVRVFFSEADGIPGLIVDKFDKYLSVQFRNSGVEAFRQEIINALKKVTKTKGIYERSDVENRTHEGVEQKTGVIYGDIPDRVTMEDNGLKYTVDIVDGQKTGFFLDQRDSRKFIRPFLNSNTRFLDVFSSSGGFSVAALAEGCEKVVAVDKNPHALELCLENYELNGFENKFEVVEGDAFSILKTLSNRGEKYDVITLDPPSLIKKKIDIQRGRDFFYKLCVDSFKMMETGGILGVITCAYHMSLEDIMEVTRMAASKNGLCLEVIGINYQPADHPWVLHVPETLYLKALWVRVIER
- a CDS encoding CvpA family protein, giving the protein MYIDIIAGVILILGVLIGFKKGFFFEVLSFFILILNVVLAKKWTPYVYNYISDSIKMKEHNVVYFLTYLALLVGLYIVTSAILSILRKVLPKMFMGLTDSVLGGILGGLKGSFIIFVLLIFFNLLSSMVSEIEGYSKDSRINKFFLKNVTKLEGYYPDAVKEKLEELELRKSVEKQIKEYMSK
- the secF gene encoding protein translocase subunit SecF produces the protein MKIKIIENRKKFFTFSTILVVLALSALVFKGVNYGLDFTGGNLIQVKFEKTMELKELNPILNEISKEIPQLDNNSRKVQVSDDNVVIVRTPEMSEDVKNNFMKTLEEKAGKYDLLRSDKVGASVGEELKSTAIIALLVGLILIVGYITIRFEFKFALAAVLALFHDVIIAVGGIALLGYEVNTPFIAAVLTILGYSINDTIVVFDRIREVLKKKKVSTLGEAVDLSVNQTLTRSINTSFTTFLAVLAILIFGGASLKVFITTLLIGVLIGTYSSIFLASPVIYLLDKDEKLSDIGHN